The sequence below is a genomic window from Luteimonas sp. MC1825.
CGGCGGTCCGGCGTACTACATCGAAAAGGCGATGGGGCAGAAGTGGTACGCGTGGCTGTTCGCGATCACCACCATCGTCGCCACGGGCTTCTTCCTGCCGGGGGTGCAGTCCAACGGCATTGCCGCGGGCATGGAAAACGCGTGGGGCATCGCGCCAAGCGTGACCGCGACCGGCGTGGTGATCGCGCTCGGGTTCATCATCTTCGGCGGCGTGAAGCGCATCGCGCGCTTCGCCGAGTTCGTCGTGCCGTTCATGGCCCTGGCCTACATGCTGGTGGCCTTCGTGATCATGGTGCTCAACGCCGAACAGGTGCCGGAGATGGTCACGCTGATCTTCCGTAGCGCGTTCGGCATGGAAGCCGGCTTCGGCGCCATGCTCGGCCTGGCGGTGGAGTGGGGCGTCAAGCGCGGCATCTATTCCAACGAGGCCGGCCAGGGCACCGGGCCGCATGCCGCGGCGGCCGCCGAGGTCTCGCATCCGGCCAAGCAGGGTTACGTGCAGGCGTTTTCGATCTACGTCGACACGCTGCTGGTGTGTTCGGCCACGGCGTTCATGATCCTGTCGACCGGCATGTACAACGTCGCCATGCCCGACGGCGCCATGCTGGTCGAGGCCCTGCCCGGCATCGAGGCGGGGCCGGGCTTCGCCCAAGCCGCGGTTGAATCGGCGCTGCCCGGCTACGGTGCCGGTTTCGTGGCACTGGCCCTGCTGTTCTTCGCCTTCACCACGATCGTCGCCTACTACTACATGGCGGAAACCAACATCGCCTACATCAACCGCAAGGTGCACCGGCCATGGATGACGCTGGCGCTGCGGGTCGCGATCCTGCTGGCGGTGGTGGTGGGCGCGGTACGCAGTGCGGGCGCGGCGTGGACGCTTGGCGACATCGGCGTGGGGCTGATGGCGTGGCTCAACATCATCGCGATCCTGATCCTGCAGAAGCCCGCGCTGATCGCACTGCGCGACTACGAGCGGCAGAAGAAGCTTGGCCTCGATCCGGTGTTCGATCCGGAGGC
It includes:
- a CDS encoding alanine/glycine:cation symporter family protein, with protein sequence MDQFLATLNGIIWSKALIALCLGAGLYFSIRTRFMQLRSVPEMIRLLLSGKSSEAGVSSFQALAISLSGRVGIGNIAGVATAIAFGGPGAVFWMWVMAFLGASTAYVESTLAQIYKEKDDEGRYRGGPAYYIEKAMGQKWYAWLFAITTIVATGFFLPGVQSNGIAAGMENAWGIAPSVTATGVVIALGFIIFGGVKRIARFAEFVVPFMALAYMLVAFVIMVLNAEQVPEMVTLIFRSAFGMEAGFGAMLGLAVEWGVKRGIYSNEAGQGTGPHAAAAAEVSHPAKQGYVQAFSIYVDTLLVCSATAFMILSTGMYNVAMPDGAMLVEALPGIEAGPGFAQAAVESALPGYGAGFVALALLFFAFTTIVAYYYMAETNIAYINRKVHRPWMTLALRVAILLAVVVGAVRSAGAAWTLGDIGVGLMAWLNIIAILILQKPALIALRDYERQKKLGLDPVFDPEALGIRNAAFWRKRS